The window TATTCTTGAGCCTTAACTACTATGATTAAAATTGCACCTGGATAAAGTTCCGAATGATATTTTTCTAATAAATTAGCAAAAATAGTTAAAGATATTTCTCCAGTTTCATCATGAATTTTTAAAAAGGCCATTTCATGATTATTTTTATCCATTTGTTTTCTAAATTCATCAACAATAACCAATAATTGTAAATTAATATTAATTTTATATATTTTATTAATTGTAGTTAACGAATAATCAAGTTTATAAAGGCCACGATATTTTGTTAAAGGATTCATCTGTAAATAAAAACCTAAATATTCTTTTTCTCATTGACCAAGTTCGTTGAAATCATCTTTATATTCATCTAGTGAAGGTTCTGAATATGCTGGAATTATTTCTTGATTACTATATGCATTTGCAAAATTAATAATTTTATCAACATTCATTATTAATAATTTTCTGCCTCATCCATAAAAATCCAAAGCGCCAATTGCAGCTAACGAAATAAAAATTTCTTTTGTAAGTTCGTGATTGATCATTGAACATGCAAATTTAAACATTGTATCTAATTTCGTTTTATCATTTTTATAAATACTAGATAATTCTTGAATAAATATATTTGATATACCTTTAATTATTTTTAGAGGCAAATATATACCTTTTTCATTTCCAATACATTTTAAATTTATATTTTTGATTGATGGTGGAATAATTTTAATTCCTTGCTCTTGCGCTTCAATAATATATTGCTCTGTTTTTTTAACATTACCAATTATAGAATTTATCATTACAGCATAAAACTCTGCTGAATAATTAGTTTTAAAATATGCCAAATAATATGAAATGTAAGAATATGCAATAGCATGAGATTTATTAAATCCATACGATGCAAATTTATAAATGTAATCCCAAATTTGTTTTGAATCATCGTTTGTATAATTATTTTTAACAGCATTTTTAATAAATAATTCTTTGTAACGACTCATTAATTCAATATCTTTTTTGCCTATTGCTCTTCTAATGATATCTGCCTGTGAAAGTGACATATTAGCCACAACTTTAAGAATTTCCATAATTTGTTCTTGATAAACTATAACACCATAAGTTTCTTCTAAAATCGGAATTAATCTGTTATTTATATATTTTATTAAAGATGAGTTATTTCTTCTTGCAATAAATTCTGGTATTTGTTCTTGAGGTCCGGGTCTATACAATGATGAAGCAATTGAAATATCTAAAATATTTTTAATTTGCATTTGTTCGATTACCCTTGTCATACCCGGAGATTCTAATTGAAAAATTCCAGAAGTATTTCCTTTTGATAAATTAAGAAATGTTTTAGAATCGTTTAAAGGTATTTTCTGTAAAGAAATATTTAATTTTCTAGTTTGATTGATCATACTAACAACGTCATGAAGAATTGTTAAATTTTTCAAACCTAATAAATCCATTTTTATTAAACCAAATTGCTCTAAAAAATCCATTGGAAATTGTGTTTGATTTATACCGTTTGGACCACTTTTAAATGGTACAACTTTTTGCAATTCAATATCAGAAACTATTAAACCTGCTGCATGAGTTCCAGTTTGTCTATATAAACCTATAAATTTTGGAGCAATTTCAAAGAGCTGAGGATATTTTTGTTTAAAAACATCCAATTTCTTATTTT of the Spiroplasma endosymbiont of Labia minor genome contains:
- the dnaE gene encoding DNA polymerase III subunit alpha; the protein is MQFSPMIDIKTTYNFMSSLISIDDYFKFATENNFKFAFYAELNSMYGVAEFSSKAKKNGIKPIIGITIEIDLPIKWSINVFAKNRAGFEILSDFSSLLMTNRIINDGAKIKFINDNFNDNLIAVINYKNKIDFNHFDNMSKKMSSENIFLGIDKNTFVYNNKNQIDSMVNLVFYSSVNYFKKEDLIVYKAAIATKEGKLIEDLDNIEEKYYPDNNQIINIMNINDYQNNLNKINNMINFDLLNYTKKHLLVYPSPNKIPSKNYLQKIVEDSLMIYLKESIEKLNYKIYEDRMYYELSIINKMQFQDYFLIVWDYVKFAKQKNIYVGPGRGSVAGSLVSFLLNITTIDPIKYDLYFERFLNPERMTMPDIDIDFQDNRREEVIEYIFEKYGASQVATITTFSTIGIKGAIRDVGRVLSVPIENVNTITKLIDSETKILSNDELFKNKKLDVFKQKYPQLFEIAPKFIGLYRQTGTHAAGLIVSDIELQKVVPFKSGPNGINQTQFPMDFLEQFGLIKMDLLGLKNLTILHDVVSMINQTRKLNISLQKIPLNDSKTFLNLSKGNTSGIFQLESPGMTRVIEQMQIKNILDISIASSLYRPGPQEQIPEFIARRNNSSLIKYINNRLIPILEETYGVIVYQEQIMEILKVVANMSLSQADIIRRAIGKKDIELMSRYKELFIKNAVKNNYTNDDSKQIWDYIYKFASYGFNKSHAIAYSYISYYLAYFKTNYSAEFYAVMINSIIGNVKKTEQYIIEAQEQGIKIIPPSIKNINLKCIGNEKGIYLPLKIIKGISNIFIQELSSIYKNDKTKLDTMFKFACSMINHELTKEIFISLAAIGALDFYGWGRKLLIMNVDKIINFANAYSNQEIIPAYSEPSLDEYKDDFNELGQWEKEYLGFYLQMNPLTKYRGLYKLDYSLTTINKIYKININLQLLVIVDEFRKQMDKNNHEMAFLKIHDETGEISLTIFANLLEKYHSELYPGAILIIVVKAQEYKQQISLQLVNVLKRIL